The window TTCGATCACTATTATTCCACAGGACCCCACTTTGTTTACTGGGACGATCAAGTCCAACCTGGACCCTTACGATGAATATACTGACCAACAAATTTTTGAGGCGCTAAAGCGTGTCAACTTGGTCactcaagaagaactaGACAGACGCCCAACATCAGAATCATCTTCAGTCAGTTCAGAAAACATTAACAAGTTTTTGGACTTGTCCAGTGAGATAAGCGAAGGTGGTGGTAACATTTCACAAGGTCAACGTCAACTTGTGTGTCTCGCCCGTTCATTGTTGCGTAGTCCAAAGATCATTCTACTTGACGAGGCTACAGCTTCGATTGATTATGCGTCAGACGCTAAGATCCAAGAGACCATCAGAAAAGAGTTTGGTGGCAACACGATATTGACGATCGCACATAGACTGAGATCTGTGATCGATTACGACAAAATTTTGGTCATGGATGCTGGTGAAGTTAAGGAATTTGACCATCCTTACTCATTATTACTGAACAAGAACAGTTTGCTGTATAGTATGTGTGAGCAGAGTGGAGAGCTGGAAAGCTTGATAGAATCTGCCAAGCAAGCCTTCGTTGAGAAACTGAATTCAAAGTAGTCTTAGAAAGTAATAATTCTTTAGTTATAAAATTTATCATGCAAGTCATTTCTATAAATCATTAAAGGTAACATTTAACCCATTTAGTTACCACCAAACCATCACTTAATGTAATTATTCGTTGCTTGTGGACGTAACCAAACATTCTGGGTAGtaagaagaacttgactAAccagaagaggaaacatACTATTATCAAGGATAATGCCGTTATTTGGTATGGTGGTAATATGCTAATACTGTTGGAAACTTGGTCTCCCAAAAATGGAGCTGCCAATAAATAGGTTGAGACCAGGATCAGAGCGATAACTCCTATGGATGGAGCTTTAGTATCGGGAACCTCGTCCTTACGTTTCCTTCTGTAAATAAATATCCCGACGGCCACGAGTAGTAGGAAGAATTGGTTACCATAACCTTCCATGGAGACTAGATAATCGTATGATGCACCTTCTGCAGGCAATAAGGTGAGCCAAAGGACAGACAAAGTACCACAAACCAATAGGGCAGGTAGAGGAGAGTTCCATGGTTTATTACTTGCCAAGGGAATGCTGAATGGCAAGTACCCCTCTCTGAAAACTTCCTGATTCATTCTCGAGACACCATAAAGTACCACTAGAATATTAGAAGCAGTAGACAGTGCTACTGAGGAGGAGAGTAATTTTGCTCCAAGGTGTGGTCCGAAAAGCTTTGCGAAAAGCATTGAACCCACCAAAGGGCCAGCCtgcttgatctcttcgTATGTTAGAACTTTAAGGTATgccaaattcatcatcgagTAACATATGAAGCAAACAGCAAGAGATGCAGGCCCAGCAATCTTCAACGTTCTCACAGGATTTTTAATTTCAGATGCCACAGCATGAACACTATCCCAACCTGTAAAACAGAAAAATGCGTTGATGAAGGCTGTGGCTAGGGATGACGTTGTGGCCATAGCTTCATCCTGGAATGCATAAATTGGGATCGACgatgcttcttcaatgggtGAATTGTAAAAGAAAACCGAGTACAGCCCTAGGACACACATAATTGCAATCAACACGAACTTCAACCCACCGAGAAAATTTTGTATGCGAACTCCAGCTTTCACTGATAGCCCATGGATCGTAACACCAGTCACTACAGCTGCAATACTGATgtattttgaaaggttCGAATGATCAGAGATACTTTGATAACCGATAGCTGATAAAAAGTATTTCCCAAAAACAATCGCATTGGACATCGTAAATCCCGTAAGCACTGTATAGGCCGCGAAAGTAACactcatcatcaatttggGCTTTGTATAAGTCTGTTCCAGGAAGTTCTTACGACCGCCAGATCTTGGAAGCCACGATCCAAACTCTAGAAATAAAAACAACCCCGCAAACGATAGTAAAGCTGCTAGGAGCCATACGCCAAAATATATCAGTACGTTTCCACCACAGTTCACAAATATACTACTTGGAGTAGCAAAGATACCCGATCCCACCATTCTGGATACAAAGAGTACCATTGTAGAAAACAGACCCAAATGTCTACCCTGCGGTACCTCGACGAAAGCATCTACGAGTATACCAGCTCTATCAATCTCCATTGAACTGAATGATCCATATCCTAACTCCTCAGGTTCACCCTGTTCCAAATCATGGTCTTTGCGTGTAACCaatttgaaactttcagACATAGTTGATTTGTTGTCTTCCTTCAAAGTGGTTGTTACAAACTAGGAGCTATTAACACACATATATACAGATTCATTGCCTAGCAGGGAGTTAGTCATCATATGAATCAACTCGCAAAGTCGTTATCTGAGGGAGTGGTACTATGGTGGTTTTTTTCAGAAGTGTGGAAGCCACAGTTGGCGCGACAGAAAATCAAATTGTGACGCTAAGTAAAATAATTAATAACTTAATTAATTATTAATCtctttttcatcattaaAATTCAGATACGTGATTGTCGATTGTAGTCATAGAAAGTCATCATAGACTCAAATGAGAACTTGCAAGGCAGATTCGAACAGATATTCAAGAACACCACTGCGTTGAGACCGGAAGGTAAATTTTCGTATATTCTTTTTGGATAATTATTCTGGCCTGCAGATCGAGATTACTTAGATTTGGTGAGGATTTTGGTGATATTTGATACACTGCCTCTCGCCTTGTTATTATGactgttgttcttgtcAAGACACAAATTTACGTACACAACgacttttcaatgaaatttaATAGTTAAGCCTTAATTGATGAGTCTAACGCTTCCACATCATTGAGATGGCTATATAACAATCCTCGTAAGACTCCTAAACATTTATGAGTTCTATTAATTGGAGAGCTTTGTTCTTTGGCACTTTCAGACGGCAACCTACTTCAAATAACTATAGATATAAGCATGCGAGTCCCAAAATAAAGAGAGCTGTGCTCAACAACTTTACCAAGGAACTAGAGAATAAAGAGTTGCAAGAAATTGTTGTACAAATTGATAGGCAACTTTACTCGGCACCTGTTAATAAATTACGAGAGATTATCTTTCGAGATGCCACTGGGCCATCAAGAGCGATTATCAAGACAATTCGTAGTGATCCCACAAGAAGCTCgaaaactttgagaaacgTAGCAATTTCAAGTTGGCAGAACATAGCTCCCATTTTCGCGCATCCGTTGAATCCGATATCTGAGTTTAAAGCAAAGGGAActgcttcctcttttgaGTATACATGCTCGATAAGCC of the Torulaspora delbrueckii CBS 1146 chromosome 7, complete genome genome contains:
- the MUP3 gene encoding Mup3p (similar to Saccharomyces cerevisiae MUP3 (YHL036W); ancestral locus Anc_4.5) — encoded protein: MSESFKLVTRKDHDLEQGEPEELGYGSFSSMEIDRAGILVDAFVEVPQGRHLGLFSTMVLFVSRMVGSGIFATPSSIFVNCGGNVLIYFGVWLLAALLSFAGLFLFLEFGSWLPRSGGRKNFLEQTYTKPKLMMSVTFAAYTVLTGFTMSNAIVFGKYFLSAIGYQSISDHSNLSKYISIAAVVTGVTIHGLSVKAGVRIQNFLGGLKFVLIAIMCVLGLYSVFFYNSPIEEASSIPIYAFQDEAMATTSSLATAFINAFFCFTGWDSVHAVASEIKNPVRTLKIAGPASLAVCFICYSMMNLAYLKVLTYEEIKQAGPLVGSMLFAKLFGPHLGAKLLSSSVALSTASNILVVLYGVSRMNQEVFREGYLPFSIPLASNKPWNSPLPALLVCGTLSVLWLTLLPAEGASYDYLVSMEGYGNQFFLLLVAVGIFIYRRKRKDEVPDTKAPSIGVIALILVSTYLLAAPFLGDQVSNSISILPPYQITALSLIIVCFLFWLVKFFLLPRMFGYVHKQRIITLSDGLVVTKWVKCYL